In Deltaproteobacteria bacterium HGW-Deltaproteobacteria-2, the following are encoded in one genomic region:
- the rpsF gene encoding 30S ribosomal protein S6: MLQRYEVIAIVLANLSDEDITALIERSQKIITDRKGVVAKIDKWGKRHLAYEIKKQKDGYYFLIDFAGNGAIVAEIERNYKIDDRILKFMTVKKEGATTPEGIEQEIAAAEAKRTQAKAEGEAGAEGKIVHQIEKASGETKPLPKKLYNKEEISTRGE, translated from the coding sequence ATTTTGCAGAGATACGAAGTTATAGCTATAGTTTTAGCTAATTTAAGTGACGAAGACATTACCGCATTAATCGAACGCAGCCAAAAAATCATTACCGACCGCAAAGGTGTCGTCGCCAAGATCGACAAATGGGGAAAAAGACATCTTGCCTATGAAATCAAAAAACAAAAAGACGGTTATTATTTTCTTATCGACTTTGCCGGCAACGGAGCCATTGTTGCGGAAATTGAAAGAAATTATAAAATTGATGACCGTATCCTGAAGTTCATGACGGTAAAAAAAGAGGGTGCAACCACCCCCGAAGGCATTGAACAGGAAATTGCCGCGGCGGAGGCAAAACGTACCCAGGCGAAGGCAGAAGGAGAAGCGGGAGCGGAAGGAAAAATTGTCCATCAGATAGAAAAAGCCTCCGGCGAAACGAAGCCTTTACCTAAAAAACTTTATAATAAAGAAGAAATTTCAACGAGGGGGGAATAA
- the rpsR gene encoding 30S ribosomal protein S18, producing MAIPNGDKPNRYPQKKFFHKKKFCRFCTDSNVKIDYKNPMVLNNFITERGKIMPRRITGNCASHQRELALAIKRSRMIAIMPFVTGEGR from the coding sequence ATGGCCATACCAAACGGAGATAAACCAAATCGATATCCCCAGAAAAAGTTTTTTCATAAAAAGAAATTTTGCCGTTTTTGCACAGATTCTAATGTGAAAATTGATTATAAAAATCCTATGGTCCTGAATAATTTCATAACAGAGCGAGGCAAGATTATGCCGCGCAGAATTACCGGTAATTGTGCCAGCCATCAGAGAGAATTGGCGTTAGCAATAAAACGCTCCCGAATGATTGCAATTATGCCTTTTGTTACCGGTGAAGGAAGATAG
- a CDS encoding 50S ribosomal protein L9, translating into MKVILKQSVPSLGKAGALIKVNDGYARNFLIPKGLATEANEKNIKLFEHDKTNILKKAAKEHKSAQDLADALSNVTITIARKLGDQDKIFGSVTTKDIESALKEKGYDINRKMIVHEHGEHIKSLGEFKVKIKLTADVETEIKLIVTGE; encoded by the coding sequence ATGAAAGTAATTTTGAAGCAAAGCGTGCCTTCTTTAGGTAAGGCGGGGGCTTTAATTAAAGTTAATGATGGTTATGCCCGCAATTTTTTGATTCCTAAAGGATTGGCTACCGAGGCCAATGAAAAAAACATCAAACTCTTTGAGCATGATAAAACAAATATCCTGAAGAAAGCGGCTAAGGAGCACAAGTCCGCTCAGGATCTGGCGGATGCTTTGTCTAATGTAACTATAACAATAGCCCGTAAACTCGGTGATCAGGATAAAATCTTTGGTTCAGTAACAACCAAGGACATAGAATCAGCGCTTAAAGAAAAGGGTTACGACATTAATCGAAAAATGATTGTCCATGAACATGGTGAACATATAAAGTCGCTGGGTGAATTTAAAGTAAAAATAAAGTTGACAGCCGATGTAGAAACCGAAATCAAATTAATCGTTACCGGCGAGTAA
- a CDS encoding replicative DNA helicase produces MRDIDSSLYKLPPQNIEAEQSILGSILLENSAINSVLEIISSPGDFYNEAHRKIFGVIIEISERNEPVDIITLSNALKDKNLLDSVGGTTYLASLVDNVPSAANVANYSKIVKEKAILRGLIGSATEIINSCYETGSDVDQVLDKAEHSIFEISENKVRPAFFPIRDIVKDSFRSIEDLYSRKELITGVPTGFEKIDDLTSGLQKSELIIIAGRPSMGKTAFALNIALFAAMEAQTPAAIFSLEMSKEQLAFRLLASEGRVDSQRLRKGILGETDWPKLTTAAGRLSDAPLFIDDTPAITVLEMKAKSRRLKADQGLGLIVVDYIQLMRSGSYRESREQEISEISRSLKALAKELRVPVVALSQLNRKVEDRTNRRPQMADLRESGAIEQDADVIAFIYRDEVYDKSDDNINKGIAEIIIAKQRNGPTGTVKLAFVDKYTSFQNLAHVETPEN; encoded by the coding sequence ATGAGAGATATCGATTCATCTTTATATAAGCTTCCACCGCAAAATATCGAGGCCGAACAGTCTATCCTCGGTAGTATTTTGCTGGAAAACAGTGCTATCAACAGCGTGCTGGAAATTATATCATCCCCGGGTGATTTTTATAACGAAGCTCACCGGAAGATTTTTGGCGTTATCATTGAGATTTCCGAAAGAAACGAGCCGGTTGATATTATTACTTTAAGCAACGCCCTGAAAGATAAAAACCTTTTGGATTCAGTGGGTGGTACAACATATCTTGCTTCTCTGGTCGATAACGTTCCGTCTGCGGCTAACGTTGCGAATTACTCCAAAATTGTTAAGGAAAAGGCGATTCTCCGCGGATTAATCGGTTCGGCAACGGAGATTATCAATAGTTGCTATGAAACCGGTTCCGATGTTGATCAGGTTCTGGATAAAGCAGAACACAGTATTTTCGAAATTTCCGAGAATAAAGTGCGTCCCGCTTTTTTCCCGATTCGAGATATTGTCAAGGACAGCTTCCGGTCGATTGAAGATCTTTATTCCCGTAAAGAACTGATTACCGGCGTTCCTACCGGTTTTGAAAAAATTGATGATTTAACTTCCGGCTTGCAGAAATCGGAACTGATAATCATTGCCGGACGTCCCAGCATGGGCAAGACAGCGTTTGCCTTGAATATCGCATTATTCGCGGCTATGGAAGCGCAGACGCCCGCCGCTATTTTTTCGCTGGAAATGTCCAAGGAGCAGCTTGCTTTTCGTCTACTTGCGTCCGAGGGCAGAGTTGATTCACAGCGCCTGAGAAAAGGCATTCTGGGAGAAACCGATTGGCCGAAACTGACGACAGCCGCCGGCCGGCTTTCCGATGCGCCACTCTTCATTGATGATACCCCGGCCATTACCGTTTTGGAAATGAAGGCCAAATCACGCCGGCTCAAAGCCGATCAGGGGCTGGGATTGATCGTCGTAGACTACATCCAGCTGATGCGTTCCGGCAGTTACCGCGAATCCCGCGAGCAGGAAATATCGGAAATCAGCCGTTCTTTGAAGGCTCTGGCTAAAGAACTCAGAGTGCCCGTTGTCGCGCTCTCGCAGCTCAACCGCAAAGTGGAAGACCGCACTAACCGCCGTCCGCAAATGGCGGATTTAAGAGAATCCGGTGCTATCGAACAGGACGCCGACGTTATTGCTTTTATTTACCGTGATGAAGTTTATGACAAATCGGACGATAATATTAACAAAGGAATTGCGGAAATAATCATCGCCAAACAAAGAAACGGCCCCACCGGAACTGTTAAACTTGCTTTTGTGGACAAGTATACAAGTTTCCAAAACCTTGCCCATGTAGAAACGCCCGAAAATTAG
- a CDS encoding MFS transporter: MKRASKKELFGWAMFDFANSSYTTVIITVVFCIIFPKIIVGDGPEYRLGNLLWSTSLSISYLIVLLTAPLFGAIMDYTGLKKKFLFGSYILTVIATAALYFVGPGDIILGMLLIILSNVGFSYSESFVSSFLPDLGPPEDLGKISGYAWGLGYFGGLLSVAVVIFGLSAGVYTMENFQNLRLVGPVTGLFFLIAAIPTFLWVKERTAPRPLSQNDNYITIGLKRLKKTFLDIRDYKDLIILLASFFFAYAGLSIVIAFAFIYGDQIIKWSSSIQILMFVITQFTAAAGAFLFGVIQDRWKAKPAFILTLVLWLVSVSLIYEVIEVTAFVNSVTGLALQEAHVFLVVGFIAGLGLGSTQSACRAMVGLFSPDTKAGEFFGLWSFTGRLSAIVGLMGLGLLQTLFGLQKAILVCLVFFLMSLVIVLFVNEERGKMIAREHAGE; encoded by the coding sequence ATTAAAAGGGCTTCAAAAAAAGAACTGTTTGGCTGGGCAATGTTTGATTTTGCCAACTCGTCCTATACGACTGTTATCATCACAGTAGTTTTTTGTATTATATTCCCCAAAATCATTGTCGGAGATGGGCCGGAATACAGGCTGGGTAATCTTCTGTGGAGTACTTCCCTGTCCATAAGCTATCTGATTGTGCTTCTTACGGCACCGCTCTTCGGCGCAATCATGGACTACACCGGATTAAAAAAGAAGTTTCTCTTTGGGAGCTACATCCTCACGGTAATTGCTACCGCGGCTCTTTATTTCGTTGGTCCTGGAGATATCATTTTGGGAATGCTGCTTATTATTCTATCCAATGTCGGTTTTTCCTACAGCGAATCTTTTGTCTCCAGTTTTCTTCCGGATCTTGGTCCGCCTGAAGATCTGGGTAAGATTTCTGGCTATGCCTGGGGACTGGGATATTTTGGCGGTCTCTTATCTGTAGCAGTAGTAATATTTGGTCTGAGTGCCGGTGTATATACAATGGAAAATTTCCAAAATCTGCGGCTGGTGGGACCGGTGACAGGTTTGTTTTTTTTGATAGCCGCCATTCCGACATTTTTGTGGGTCAAGGAACGGACGGCTCCCAGACCTCTCTCCCAGAATGACAATTATATTACTATCGGGTTGAAACGATTGAAAAAAACTTTTCTGGATATTCGGGATTACAAAGATTTGATAATCCTTTTAGCATCATTCTTTTTCGCTTATGCGGGGCTCTCCATAGTGATCGCCTTTGCCTTTATTTACGGAGACCAGATCATAAAATGGTCAAGCAGCATACAGATATTAATGTTCGTTATAACGCAGTTTACAGCAGCGGCAGGCGCATTTCTTTTTGGAGTCATTCAGGACAGATGGAAAGCTAAACCGGCATTTATTCTGACGCTTGTGCTCTGGCTGGTTTCCGTAAGCCTGATTTACGAGGTCATTGAAGTTACAGCTTTTGTAAACAGCGTGACGGGCCTTGCTCTGCAAGAGGCGCATGTTTTCCTTGTTGTCGGTTTCATAGCCGGATTAGGCCTGGGATCAACCCAATCCGCCTGCCGTGCCATGGTCGGTCTTTTCTCACCGGATACAAAGGCCGGAGAGTTTTTCGGCTTATGGAGTTTTACCGGTCGTCTTTCGGCTATTGTCGGACTGATGGGTTTGGGATTATTGCAAACGCTTTTTGGTCTGCAAAAGGCGATACTTGTTTGTCTGGTATTTTTTTTAATGTCATTAGTTATCGTTCTTTTCGTCAATGAAGAACGGGGCAAGATGATTGCGCGTGAACATGCCGGAGAATAG
- a CDS encoding acyl-phosphate glycerol 3-phosphate acyltransferase, with protein sequence MNVLLQAIKELVVELHPSWPETRKILPDSLLSQDLGLDSLARVELLARIERNFGVTLEEKIFIDAETPRNLWQAIINAGPSLTPVAAMEISKVEIGETHDLPFDAQTLVEVLNWHVENHPDRPHIRLYNDEDDGEIITYGKLGEGARAVAAGLQEKGLLPGDSVSIMLPTSREYFFTFMGILLAGGIPVPIYPPFRMNQLEDHLRRHSAILKNCGAKMMVIIPEAKRFAQVLKAQVESMHTLATIEELTSGTAKYNKFTSAANDTAFLQYTSGSTGNPKGVMLTHANLLANVHALGEVVQVKSTDVIVSWLPLYHDMGLIGTWLSSLYYAAMLVVMSPLNFISRPQRWLWAIHRYRGTISAAPNFAYELCLKRLTDDDLQGLDLSSWRVACNGAEPVSPETVENFCRHFSKYGFKRETLMPVYGLAECSVGLALPPLDRGPLIDKINREVFVNTGHAIPSTEVDDRVLRFVACGRPLPGHEVRIVDNAGRELPERYEGKLHFRGPSATSGYYHNIEDTRKLFDGAWLDSGDMAYIAGGDIFITGRKKDIIIRAGRNIYPQELEEAVGKVAGIRKGNVVVFAAKDTVNQTEKLVVMAETREENPEKLNALREEINVLAMDLVGTGADEVVLAPPGTVLKTSSGKIRRAGNRALYESGRIGKGYKATWWQIVRIALSGIEPELRRMWHGVLSGFYAAYCLLLFFILAPVTWLAVVLLPKESWRWAFMRKVARFLARASFTSIDVQGTENLPLDSSCIFVANHASYLDNFLMVAMLPMELSFVAKAELRGSFLARVFLKRISAEFAERFDKQKGVEDARRISSVARKGRSLLFFAEGGFTRIPGLRPFHMGAFEAAVEAYVPVVPIAIRGTRSMLRDVSLFPRRGTITVTIGKPIEPHSVQDPSVPDSWKTAIKLRDAARDHILRHCGEPDLSGY encoded by the coding sequence ATGAATGTTTTGCTTCAGGCCATTAAAGAACTTGTTGTGGAGCTTCATCCATCCTGGCCGGAAACCAGGAAAATATTGCCGGACAGTTTACTGTCACAGGACCTGGGACTGGACAGCCTGGCGCGTGTGGAACTGCTTGCCCGCATCGAAAGAAATTTTGGTGTAACACTTGAAGAGAAAATATTTATCGATGCCGAAACACCACGCAATCTGTGGCAGGCAATCATCAATGCCGGTCCTTCCTTAACGCCTGTTGCCGCAATGGAAATCAGTAAGGTGGAAATAGGCGAAACACATGACTTGCCCTTCGATGCCCAAACACTAGTGGAAGTACTGAACTGGCATGTGGAGAATCATCCGGACAGACCCCACATTCGTTTATACAACGATGAAGACGATGGAGAAATCATTACATATGGAAAGTTGGGTGAAGGGGCGCGGGCGGTAGCCGCCGGTCTTCAGGAAAAAGGCCTGCTGCCGGGAGATTCCGTTTCCATCATGCTGCCCACGAGTAGGGAATACTTTTTTACTTTTATGGGAATTTTACTGGCGGGCGGTATACCCGTTCCCATCTATCCGCCATTTCGCATGAACCAGCTTGAAGATCATTTGCGACGGCACAGCGCCATTCTCAAAAACTGCGGCGCAAAGATGATGGTCATCATTCCGGAGGCCAAGCGCTTTGCCCAGGTTCTCAAGGCGCAGGTGGAAAGTATGCACACCCTGGCGACTATAGAAGAATTAACTTCCGGCACGGCCAAGTATAATAAATTCACTTCGGCGGCAAACGATACTGCCTTTCTTCAATATACGTCCGGCAGTACCGGTAATCCCAAGGGCGTGATGCTGACCCATGCCAATCTGCTGGCCAATGTCCACGCGCTGGGTGAAGTCGTGCAGGTGAAATCCACGGATGTTATCGTAAGTTGGCTGCCGCTCTATCATGACATGGGCTTGATCGGAACATGGCTTTCCAGTCTTTATTATGCCGCCATGCTTGTAGTCATGTCGCCGCTCAATTTTATTTCGCGGCCGCAGCGCTGGCTGTGGGCTATTCATCGCTATCGGGGTACCATTTCAGCTGCTCCTAATTTTGCCTATGAATTATGTCTGAAAAGATTAACGGATGATGATCTTCAAGGACTTGATCTGTCTTCCTGGAGAGTTGCCTGTAACGGTGCCGAACCGGTAAGTCCTGAAACAGTGGAAAATTTCTGCCGGCATTTTAGCAAGTATGGCTTTAAACGCGAGACATTAATGCCTGTATACGGTCTGGCGGAATGTTCGGTCGGACTTGCCCTGCCGCCCCTTGATCGCGGTCCGCTCATTGATAAAATTAATAGAGAAGTTTTTGTCAATACTGGCCATGCCATCCCGTCTACTGAAGTTGACGATCGGGTTTTGCGATTTGTTGCCTGCGGTCGTCCGTTGCCCGGCCATGAGGTACGTATTGTAGATAACGCCGGTCGGGAATTGCCTGAACGATACGAAGGGAAACTTCATTTTCGCGGACCTTCGGCAACAAGCGGATACTATCACAATATCGAAGATACCAGGAAGCTCTTTGACGGTGCTTGGTTGGATTCCGGCGATATGGCTTATATCGCAGGCGGTGACATATTTATTACAGGACGCAAAAAAGACATTATCATCCGCGCGGGACGAAACATCTATCCTCAGGAACTTGAAGAAGCAGTAGGAAAGGTTGCGGGTATCAGAAAAGGCAATGTGGTTGTTTTTGCCGCGAAGGATACCGTCAATCAAACGGAAAAACTGGTCGTCATGGCCGAGACGCGGGAAGAAAATCCGGAAAAATTAAATGCCTTGCGCGAAGAAATCAACGTTCTGGCAATGGATTTAGTGGGAACAGGCGCGGATGAAGTGGTACTGGCTCCGCCGGGCACTGTACTCAAGACATCCAGCGGAAAAATCCGTCGGGCCGGTAACCGCGCTCTTTATGAAAGCGGCCGGATAGGTAAAGGTTACAAAGCGACATGGTGGCAAATAGTGCGGATTGCCTTATCCGGAATCGAGCCAGAATTGAGGCGCATGTGGCACGGCGTGCTAAGCGGATTCTATGCCGCCTACTGCTTGTTGCTGTTCTTTATTCTCGCACCTGTAACATGGTTGGCCGTTGTCCTGCTGCCCAAAGAATCATGGCGCTGGGCCTTTATGAGAAAAGTGGCTCGCTTTCTGGCCAGAGCATCTTTCACATCGATCGATGTTCAGGGAACGGAAAATCTTCCTCTCGACTCTTCCTGTATCTTTGTGGCCAATCATGCCAGTTATCTGGATAATTTTTTGATGGTTGCCATGCTGCCGATGGAATTAAGTTTTGTTGCCAAGGCCGAACTGAGAGGAAGTTTTTTGGCACGAGTATTTCTGAAACGAATTAGTGCGGAATTTGCGGAACGATTCGATAAACAAAAAGGTGTTGAAGATGCCCGCCGTATTTCCTCTGTGGCACGCAAAGGCCGCAGCCTGCTCTTTTTTGCAGAAGGGGGCTTTACCCGTATTCCGGGACTTCGTCCTTTTCATATGGGCGCATTTGAAGCAGCGGTAGAGGCTTATGTTCCTGTCGTACCGATTGCCATTCGCGGCACACGTTCCATGCTGCGTGATGTCAGCCTGTTTCCAAGACGCGGCACAATAACCGTAACAATCGGGAAGCCCATTGAGCCCCATAGCGTGCAAGATCCCTCTGTGCCGGATTCATGGAAAACGGCAATAAAACTGCGCGATGCCGCTCGTGATCACATTCTGCGGCATTGCGGCGAACCAGATCTTTCCGGTTACTGA